The Deltaproteobacteria bacterium genome includes a window with the following:
- a CDS encoding (2Fe-2S)-binding protein — protein MTINIPGRDFIQIEKKDDKTHVVFKACHEFTALMNLFKKNFGVDISTWPIPKGNNHSEILIREMILKLQGKWDYPYKDEELCHCRHVSTQTIDEAILNGAHSSDLVSLWTGSSTACGTCKPDVEKIINYRLV, from the coding sequence ATGACTATTAATATCCCGGGCCGGGATTTTATTCAAATTGAAAAAAAAGATGATAAAACACATGTTGTATTTAAGGCTTGTCATGAATTTACGGCGTTAATGAATTTATTTAAAAAAAATTTTGGTGTGGACATTTCAACTTGGCCAATCCCTAAGGGAAATAATCATTCTGAAATCTTAATTCGAGAAATGATTCTTAAGCTTCAAGGAAAATGGGATTATCCCTATAAGGATGAAGAGCTTTGTCATTGCCGTCATGTCAGCACGCAAACCATCGATGAGGCAATTCTTAACGGGGCCCATTCGAGTGATTTAGTTTCCCTTTGGACAGGAAGTTCCACAGCCTGTGGAACATGTAAGCCTGACGTAGAGAAAATAATAAATTACCGGCTTGTATAG
- a CDS encoding nucleotidyltransferase domain-containing protein yields the protein MRNLGRLKLPKISIEEKQKLISTTVNFIKNETTPIKTIVFGSILKESFDAQSDIDVVAIYKTPQEADLARRKLYNIPRPTIIHPIEILCVDEQTFNKKSQIGGIYAVAKEEGKEY from the coding sequence ATGAGGAACTTGGGACGTCTTAAGTTACCAAAAATTTCAATTGAAGAAAAACAAAAATTAATTTCAACGACTGTTAATTTTATTAAAAATGAGACAACACCAATAAAAACGATTGTTTTTGGATCCATTTTAAAAGAAAGTTTTGATGCACAGTCAGATATTGATGTGGTGGCCATTTATAAGACTCCACAAGAGGCAGATTTAGCAAGACGAAAGTTATATAATATCCCTCGGCCAACGATAATTCATCCCATCGAAATACTTTGTGTTGATGAACAAACATTTAATAAAAAATCTCAAATTGGTGGTATCTATGCCGTTGCAAAGGAAGAGGGTAAAGAGTATTAG